From a region of the Nomascus leucogenys isolate Asia unplaced genomic scaffold, Asia_NLE_v1 Super-Scaffold_285, whole genome shotgun sequence genome:
- the SMARCE1 gene encoding SWI/SNF-related matrix-associated actin-dependent regulator of chromatin subfamily E member 1 isoform X4 yields the protein MPYMRYSRKVWDQVKASNPDLKLWEIGKIIGGMWRDLTDEEKQEYLNEYEAEKIEYNESMKAYHNSPAYLAYINAKSRAEAALEEESRQRQSRMEKGEPYMSIQPAEDPDDYDDGFSMKHTATARFQRNHRLISEILSESVVPDVRSVVTTARMQVLKRQVQSLMVHQRKLEAELLQIEERHQEKKRKFLESTDSFNNELKRLCGLKVEVDMEKIAAEIAQAEEQARKRQEEREKEAAEQAERSQSSIVPEEEQAANKGEEKKDDENIPMETEETHLEETTESQQNGEEGTSTPEDKESGQEGVDSMAEEGTSDSNTGSESNSATVEEPPTDPIPEDEKKE from the exons gtcTGGGACCAAGTAAAGGCTTCCAACCCTGACCTAAAGTTGTGGGAGATTGGCAAGATTATTGGTGGCATGTGGCGAGATCTCACtgatgaagaaaaacaagaatatttaAACGAATACGAAGCAGAAAAG atagagTACAATGAATCTATGAAGGCCTATCATAATTCCCCTGCGTACCTTGCTTACATAAATGCAAAAAGTCGTGCAGAAGCTGCTTTAGAGGAAGAAAGTCGACAGAGACAGTCTCGCATGGAGAAAGGAGAACCATACATGAGCATTCAGCCTGCTGAAGATCCagatg ATTATGATGATGGCTTTTCAATGAAGCATACAGCCACCGCCCGTTTCCAGAGAAACCACCGCCTCATCAGTGAAATTCTTAGTGAGAGTGTGGTGCCAGACGTTCGGTCAGTTGTCACAACAGCTAGAATGCAGGTCCTCAAACGGCAGGTCCAGTCCTTAATGGTTCATCAG CGAAAACTAGAAGCTGAACTTCTTCAAATAGAAGAACGACAccaggagaagaagaggaaattcCTGGAAAGCACAGATTCATTTAACAATGAACTTAAAAGG ttGTGCGGTCTGAAAGTAGAAGTGGATATGGAGAAAATTGCAGCTGAGATTGCACAGGCAGAGGAACAGGCCCGCAAAAGgcaggaggaaagggagaaggaggcCGCAGAGCAAGCTGAGCGCAGTCAGAGCAGCATCGTTCCTGAGGAAGAACAAGCAGCCAACAAAGGCGAGGAGAAGAAAGACGATGAGAACATTCCAATGGAGACAG AGGAGACACACCTTGAAGAAACGACAGAGAGCCAACAGAATGGTGAAGAAGGCACGTCTACTCCTGAGGACAAGGAGAGTGGGCAGGAGGGGGTCGACAGTATGGCAGAGGAAGGAACCAGTGATAGTAACACTGGCTCGGAGAGCAACAGTGCAACAGTAGAGGAGCCACCAACAGATCCCATAccagaagatgagaaaaaagaataa